One region of Terricaulis silvestris genomic DNA includes:
- a CDS encoding TrbG/VirB9 family P-type conjugative transfer protein, with translation MRSACVSVGLALIASCAFADLASAQARRTRSETPVEVLAAANRDARQSPTRDGFAQARHVYAYEPGALYEVYANPNYVSTILLEPGETLADIAAGDTSRWMVSQAEGESEGDARTIVLVKPNAAGLRTNIVLITDRRTYLIEALSQAGTAYSAQIAWSYPATSGGEGAAPIDAINLAYRIRTTQGRRPPWIPTRVFDDGRRTWIEFAADIVAAELPPLFVVTGEGAELVNYRVQAGPSGQRYMVDRVFDVGELRLGVRSPIVVRIERNPTDPRTSRARHGSRR, from the coding sequence ATGAGGAGCGCTTGTGTTAGTGTCGGCTTGGCGCTCATTGCGTCTTGCGCGTTCGCCGACTTGGCGTCAGCGCAGGCGCGACGAACGCGTAGTGAGACGCCGGTCGAAGTTCTCGCTGCCGCCAATCGCGATGCGCGGCAAAGCCCAACACGGGATGGCTTTGCTCAAGCGCGTCACGTCTATGCGTACGAGCCTGGGGCGCTCTACGAGGTCTACGCCAATCCAAACTACGTCTCGACCATTTTGCTGGAGCCCGGTGAGACGCTGGCAGACATCGCTGCTGGCGACACGTCGCGCTGGATGGTCAGTCAGGCCGAAGGCGAGAGCGAGGGCGACGCGCGCACCATCGTTCTAGTGAAGCCGAACGCAGCCGGACTTCGGACCAACATCGTCTTGATAACGGACCGCCGCACCTACCTGATCGAGGCCCTCTCACAGGCGGGCACGGCGTATTCAGCGCAGATCGCCTGGAGCTATCCGGCTACATCCGGGGGCGAAGGTGCGGCGCCGATTGACGCGATCAATCTCGCTTATCGCATCCGCACGACGCAGGGGCGGCGTCCGCCATGGATACCGACGCGCGTGTTCGACGATGGCCGCCGGACTTGGATAGAATTCGCGGCGGACATCGTCGCGGCGGAACTGCCTCCGCTGTTCGTGGTGACCGGCGAGGGCGCCGAACTCGTGAACTACCGAGTCCAAGCGGGGCCGTCAGGCCAGCGCTACATGGTGGACCGCGTTTTTGATGTGGGCGAGCTTCGTCTCGGCGTGCGGTCTCCGATCGTCGTGCGCATTGAACGCAATCCAACCGATCCGCGCACTTCACGCGCGCGCCACGGGAGCCGCCGATGA
- a CDS encoding glutamate ligase domain-containing protein — MRLWRVPYPKFGHGPGLERVSAIADKLGLDLAGFGEKGAVIVGSNGKGSTAAMTAALLAQGGANVGLFTSPHLFALNERFRIGDEDISDEELEHHWDRVAAAVEVCGKTGELGGFEFLFLVAADWFAARGCAHTVWEAGIGARLDPVRLIRPKVVALTSLDLEHTALLGSTLEEIGLDKVEAAPPGATIYAAVWTSVREVLARHCAAIGVRYVTVPPYYSVDLSLIGKHQNQNAALALSLAMAILDVDEGVLAPYFAATRWPGRLEVIGNDSLIVIDVGHTPAAIAAARAGFDAMRGGRDAVLVCGASVDKEVAALIGALAPGFSTIICAAARHKGAPAAEIASAAYAANPQAELVIADSVAEARRLALAKARPIYVAGGLFLAAEFKWVHLGRDPALLAFF; from the coding sequence ATGAGGCTGTGGCGCGTGCCGTATCCGAAGTTCGGCCATGGGCCGGGCTTGGAGCGGGTAAGCGCGATTGCTGATAAGCTCGGGCTTGATCTGGCGGGCTTTGGTGAAAAGGGCGCCGTCATCGTCGGCAGCAATGGCAAAGGCTCTACGGCCGCAATGACGGCCGCGCTGTTGGCGCAAGGCGGCGCGAACGTCGGCCTCTTCACCTCACCGCACTTGTTCGCACTCAATGAGCGCTTCCGCATCGGTGACGAGGACATTTCCGACGAGGAGCTGGAGCATCATTGGGATCGTGTTGCGGCAGCCGTAGAGGTGTGCGGCAAGACGGGTGAGCTCGGCGGTTTCGAATTCCTGTTCTTGGTGGCCGCCGATTGGTTCGCCGCGCGCGGTTGCGCACACACGGTTTGGGAAGCTGGGATCGGTGCGCGGCTCGATCCGGTTCGGCTTATAAGGCCTAAGGTAGTAGCGCTCACCTCGCTCGATCTGGAGCATACCGCTCTTCTCGGTTCGACGCTTGAAGAGATTGGACTCGACAAGGTCGAGGCGGCGCCTCCTGGCGCCACGATTTACGCTGCCGTTTGGACATCAGTGCGGGAGGTATTGGCGCGTCATTGCGCGGCCATCGGTGTTCGCTATGTGACTGTGCCACCGTACTATAGCGTCGACCTGTCGCTAATTGGCAAACATCAAAATCAAAACGCCGCTTTGGCGCTGAGTCTTGCCATGGCCATCCTTGATGTTGACGAGGGGGTCCTTGCTCCATACTTCGCCGCAACAAGATGGCCGGGTCGGTTGGAGGTCATAGGCAACGATTCGCTCATCGTCATCGATGTCGGTCACACGCCGGCAGCGATCGCAGCCGCGCGCGCGGGCTTTGACGCGATGCGCGGTGGGCGCGATGCGGTGCTGGTGTGCGGCGCCTCCGTCGACAAGGAGGTCGCCGCGCTGATCGGTGCGCTGGCGCCCGGCTTTTCCACAATCATCTGCGCGGCGGCTCGCCACAAAGGCGCGCCAGCCGCTGAGATTGCCAGCGCGGCCTACGCCGCCAATCCACAGGCTGAACTCGTGATTGCAGACTCCGTTGCCGAAGCACGGCGCTTGGCGCTGGCCAAGGCGAGGCCGATTTACGTCGCCGGCGGACTTTTTCTCGCTGCGGAGTTCAAGTGGGTTCATTTAGGCCGCGATCCGGCGCTCCTGGCTTTCTTTTGA
- a CDS encoding DNA-processing protein DprA, producing the protein MSPAAALAATIEVEAISPRIEMGAYEALWLQKETTFKRIADRFREHPGALPSNFVDPATAELTQQRAAARLAAAGINRFGIRIHGAGDYPVPLRDAKEPVELLYYRGSWELAFTTSVAIVGTRSPTAEGVKRAERLARMLAGAGYTITSGLATGIDTAAHRTALTCNAPTIAVIGTHIGQVYPRENADLQKEIATNHLLISQVPVLRSEQQDYRANRLFFPERNKTMSALSAATVIVEAGETSGTLTQARAALHQGRKLFILDNLFQRPDLTWPKTFLEKGAIRVRNEDDILAELPPPTKAHREG; encoded by the coding sequence ATGAGCCCCGCCGCAGCCTTGGCCGCTACAATCGAAGTCGAAGCGATCTCGCCGCGCATCGAAATGGGCGCCTACGAAGCCCTTTGGCTTCAAAAAGAGACTACCTTCAAACGGATCGCCGACCGGTTCCGCGAGCATCCAGGAGCGCTTCCCTCCAACTTTGTCGATCCCGCGACGGCCGAGCTAACCCAACAGCGCGCCGCTGCGCGACTGGCGGCTGCCGGAATTAATCGCTTCGGCATCCGCATTCACGGCGCTGGCGATTATCCCGTGCCCCTCCGGGATGCGAAGGAGCCGGTCGAGCTGCTTTATTATCGCGGCTCCTGGGAGTTGGCGTTCACGACCTCCGTCGCCATTGTCGGCACGCGCAGCCCGACGGCTGAGGGCGTGAAGCGCGCAGAGCGGTTGGCCCGCATGCTCGCCGGCGCCGGCTACACGATCACGTCAGGTTTGGCGACCGGCATCGACACCGCCGCACACCGTACCGCGCTCACCTGCAACGCACCGACGATCGCTGTGATTGGCACACATATCGGTCAGGTCTATCCGCGCGAGAACGCCGATCTCCAGAAAGAGATCGCAACCAACCACTTGCTCATCTCACAAGTACCGGTACTCCGGTCGGAGCAGCAGGATTATCGCGCTAATCGGCTGTTTTTCCCTGAGCGGAATAAGACCATGAGCGCGTTGTCGGCGGCGACCGTGATCGTGGAAGCCGGGGAGACGTCGGGAACGCTCACTCAAGCCCGCGCGGCCCTGCATCAGGGCCGCAAACTCTTCATTCTGGACAATCTCTTCCAACGCCCAGATCTAACCTGGCCTAAAACCTTTCTTGAGAAGGGAGCCATTAGGGTGAGGAACGAAGATGACATCCTCGCAGAACTCCCCCCTCCGACTAAGGCGCATCGAGAAGGATGA
- a CDS encoding TrbI/VirB10 family protein, with the protein MTTATQASAQTPPQLALRSKPPSPKRLSRKVLLAGALLAGTVIVFALVYGLSERPDRRAAQEEAAVAAAGGPPESIRGASDQYGANDLVMPAGYEDGLFASEETPGLTAPQDAVWGGGAPEAGQHVASGRAEPDPQTVARASAILFTQDGAAASEVDADARLNARLTPPGSRYEIKAGDVIPAALLTALNSDAPGRVIAQVTAPVYDTVSGQHLLIPQGARLLGTYDNGVTYGDRRLVLVWNRLILPNGWSINLREMNASDPTGAAGLRDRTDHHLDRLGIAIGLSAIISVIANEAEDEDEQGTLAQSVGDAAAQQAAQTGARIVDRELTVRPTLRARAGAPVRVLVTRDVELRPYRAR; encoded by the coding sequence ATGACCACGGCGACGCAAGCCAGCGCGCAGACGCCGCCGCAACTCGCGTTGCGCTCCAAGCCGCCATCGCCAAAGCGCCTGTCGCGCAAGGTGTTGCTCGCTGGCGCGCTACTGGCGGGGACAGTGATTGTGTTTGCCTTGGTGTACGGCCTCTCGGAGCGGCCTGATCGCAGGGCGGCGCAGGAGGAGGCCGCGGTCGCGGCCGCGGGTGGGCCGCCGGAATCCATTCGCGGCGCCAGCGACCAATATGGCGCCAACGATCTCGTGATGCCGGCCGGTTACGAAGATGGATTGTTCGCGTCCGAGGAGACGCCCGGGCTAACGGCGCCGCAGGATGCTGTGTGGGGTGGCGGCGCGCCGGAGGCAGGCCAACACGTCGCCAGCGGCCGCGCGGAACCCGATCCTCAAACGGTGGCGCGCGCATCTGCGATTCTGTTTACGCAGGACGGCGCGGCAGCGTCCGAGGTTGATGCGGACGCGCGGCTCAATGCGCGTCTGACGCCGCCAGGCTCGCGCTATGAGATTAAGGCTGGCGACGTCATTCCCGCTGCTCTGTTGACGGCGCTTAATTCGGACGCGCCGGGGCGCGTCATCGCGCAAGTGACCGCTCCGGTCTATGACACGGTGAGCGGTCAGCACCTGCTCATTCCCCAAGGCGCGCGCCTTCTTGGCACGTACGACAATGGCGTCACCTATGGAGACCGCCGCTTGGTGCTAGTTTGGAATAGGCTCATCCTGCCCAATGGGTGGTCCATCAACCTGCGGGAGATGAACGCGTCTGATCCAACCGGCGCCGCCGGTCTCCGAGACCGGACGGATCATCATCTCGATCGTCTCGGCATCGCGATTGGTTTGTCCGCCATCATCAGCGTCATCGCCAATGAAGCCGAAGACGAAGATGAACAGGGCACGCTGGCCCAATCCGTGGGCGACGCCGCCGCACAGCAAGCTGCGCAAACCGGCGCGCGCATTGTCGACCGAGAACTGACGGTGCGTCCGACTTTGCGGGCGCGCGCCGGTGCGCCGGTCAGAGTCCTTGTAACGAGGGACGTCGAACTTAGACCTTACCGGGCGCGATGA
- the trbF gene encoding conjugal transfer protein TrbF encodes MNFPFRSPARSYAPEPADTPYRRAQQEWDARMGSAVLSARAWRGIAFCSLALAAILGASLTAVALQKRTFVHVVEVAPEGQVMNVRAADGRWSPSNAQVAFHLGHFIRLVRSLPTDGVVLRENWLQAYRFLTPQAAAQLTEIARQDDPFLSLGRVGRTVHIRSIIARSNNAWEVSWVERATNATGTTDPEIYTGVFTVTTRAPRNADEIANNPLGLLISDFSWSRER; translated from the coding sequence ATGAATTTTCCATTTCGTTCGCCGGCGCGGTCTTATGCGCCAGAACCGGCCGACACACCGTATCGCCGCGCCCAGCAAGAATGGGATGCACGCATGGGATCGGCCGTGCTCTCGGCGCGCGCCTGGCGCGGAATCGCCTTCTGCTCACTCGCGCTCGCCGCGATCCTAGGCGCCTCGCTTACAGCGGTGGCGCTGCAGAAGCGCACGTTTGTACACGTGGTCGAAGTGGCGCCGGAAGGCCAAGTGATGAATGTGCGCGCCGCTGATGGCCGCTGGTCGCCCAGCAATGCGCAGGTCGCCTTCCACTTAGGCCACTTCATCCGCTTGGTGCGATCCCTGCCAACGGACGGCGTGGTGTTGCGGGAGAATTGGCTGCAAGCCTATCGCTTCCTCACGCCGCAGGCGGCGGCCCAGCTCACAGAGATTGCGCGTCAGGACGATCCGTTCCTCAGCCTCGGGCGCGTGGGCCGCACCGTGCACATCCGCTCCATCATCGCGCGGTCGAACAATGCCTGGGAAGTCTCTTGGGTCGAACGCGCCACCAATGCGACCGGCACGACTGACCCGGAGATCTATACGGGCGTCTTCACGGTGACCACACGTGCGCCGCGCAATGCGGATGAAATCGCCAACAATCCCCTTGGACTCTTAATCTCTGACTTTTCCTGGAGCCGTGAACGATGA
- a CDS encoding type IV secretion system protein, with translation MDPASVNSFLDQFLAVADSGFGLIQGDVNYVLNALIVISITLAGAQWALAGEAPMAPFFRKVLFVGLFAFLVNNWASLSSIIVRSGAQLGLNAGGGSMTMAELHNPGRVGQIGIEMFGRTVALAEGMNFFTDTLTMLLIFIAALFVALGFFVLALQLFVSLIAFKLGALAAFVALPWGVFNGTAWVAERPLGWVAGCAIRLFVLALIASVSITFVETLPPQFVLDDGGGLQVLFFGLTVLALAWFAPQLASEVVSGQPHLSGSDAVRAGIGATFTTAGGAMLGGMIARPALKLTGAAFGAAGKAIAGRRPNSRGGGGGGGASGARPAQINYAGMQPKPASKSGGSP, from the coding sequence ATGGATCCCGCCTCGGTCAATTCGTTCCTCGACCAGTTTCTGGCCGTCGCCGATTCCGGCTTCGGGCTGATCCAGGGTGACGTAAATTACGTGCTGAACGCGTTGATCGTCATTTCGATCACGCTGGCTGGCGCGCAATGGGCGCTCGCGGGCGAAGCGCCGATGGCGCCGTTCTTCCGCAAGGTGTTGTTCGTCGGCTTGTTCGCGTTCCTCGTGAACAATTGGGCAAGCCTCTCGAGCATCATCGTGCGCTCCGGCGCACAGCTTGGCCTCAATGCCGGCGGCGGCTCGATGACGATGGCGGAGCTCCACAATCCCGGACGCGTAGGGCAGATCGGCATCGAGATGTTCGGGCGCACGGTCGCCCTCGCCGAAGGCATGAACTTCTTCACCGACACGCTGACGATGCTGCTCATCTTCATCGCCGCCTTGTTCGTGGCGCTGGGCTTCTTTGTCCTGGCCCTGCAGCTCTTCGTGTCGCTGATCGCCTTCAAGCTTGGTGCCTTGGCCGCGTTCGTTGCGCTTCCATGGGGTGTTTTCAACGGCACCGCCTGGGTGGCGGAGCGTCCACTCGGCTGGGTGGCTGGCTGTGCCATCCGGCTTTTCGTGCTGGCGCTCATTGCCTCCGTCTCCATCACTTTCGTCGAGACGCTGCCGCCGCAATTCGTGCTCGATGATGGTGGCGGCCTGCAGGTGCTCTTCTTCGGTTTGACCGTGCTTGCGCTCGCGTGGTTTGCGCCTCAGCTCGCCAGCGAGGTGGTGTCTGGTCAACCGCATCTCTCCGGGTCAGACGCCGTTCGCGCTGGCATTGGCGCGACCTTCACCACGGCTGGCGGCGCGATGCTCGGCGGCATGATCGCCAGACCGGCGCTGAAGCTTACGGGCGCAGCCTTCGGCGCTGCTGGGAAAGCTATCGCGGGCCGGCGTCCGAATAGTCGGGGCGGTGGAGGTGGTGGCGGCGCGAGTGGCGCGCGTCCGGCGCAGATCAATTATGCGGGCATGCAGCCCAAGCCCGCATCGAAGAGCGGGGGGAGTCCATGA
- a CDS encoding tyrosine-type recombinase/integrase — protein MSNDIDSYETKSGKRYQARWRDSAGVQRSKSFRTLTEAREHQKKVTGGQRGGIGCSLDWLIDTYLIAREAEAAAGVIELTTYENYEVHLRLHVRSDEIARKKLSELDTPAIQQFLRRLAARLSPPYARKIRVSLSVMLKWGVGEGYLTHNPARDAKFALAKRHKAPNLDLVENFDEVDVEAIKIPTPAAAVAILAAADAFDETGQAGAQFRLLFAGGMRPSEMLGFPVKMMRFGPDGRAELKIVQRSEHMRGTIGPVKSAASRRKITLGKEASSVLRKYWIAIGQPTDGLLFRTRSGRAHLYSNFHQDVWSPILAAAGCAHEVSSIRTFCGKRLAEGGREKVKREVKRWKPIYTPHHGRHFAASALIAAGAAPKKLQRFLGHSRIELTMNVYGHLFPDQRADDDFADAIDRQLASAS, from the coding sequence ATGTCGAACGACATCGACAGCTACGAGACTAAGAGCGGCAAGCGTTATCAAGCCCGTTGGCGCGATAGCGCCGGCGTCCAGCGCTCGAAGTCGTTTCGAACGCTGACCGAGGCGCGTGAGCACCAAAAGAAGGTGACCGGCGGGCAGCGCGGCGGGATCGGTTGCTCGCTAGACTGGTTGATCGACACCTATTTGATCGCGCGCGAAGCTGAGGCTGCTGCGGGCGTCATCGAACTCACCACATACGAGAATTATGAGGTGCACCTGCGGCTGCACGTTCGATCGGACGAGATCGCCCGCAAAAAGCTCTCAGAGCTGGATACCCCGGCAATCCAGCAATTTCTACGTCGCCTCGCGGCACGCCTGTCCCCACCGTATGCGCGCAAAATCCGCGTTTCTCTCTCGGTGATGCTGAAATGGGGCGTGGGCGAGGGCTACCTCACTCACAATCCCGCGCGCGACGCAAAATTCGCATTGGCGAAACGTCACAAAGCGCCAAATCTCGATCTCGTCGAGAACTTCGATGAAGTCGACGTCGAGGCCATCAAGATACCGACACCGGCCGCTGCGGTGGCGATCCTTGCCGCTGCCGACGCCTTTGACGAGACCGGCCAGGCAGGCGCCCAGTTTCGCCTGTTGTTTGCCGGCGGCATGCGTCCGTCCGAGATGCTCGGCTTCCCCGTCAAAATGATGCGCTTCGGTCCGGACGGCCGGGCTGAATTGAAGATCGTGCAACGCTCCGAGCATATGCGCGGAACGATCGGGCCCGTGAAAAGCGCTGCGAGCCGCCGCAAGATCACACTCGGCAAAGAAGCGAGTTCGGTGCTTCGGAAATATTGGATCGCCATTGGTCAGCCGACAGATGGTCTGCTCTTTCGGACCCGCAGCGGGAGGGCGCATCTTTACTCAAACTTCCATCAGGACGTCTGGTCACCCATTCTCGCGGCGGCCGGTTGTGCGCATGAGGTGAGTTCCATCCGCACTTTTTGCGGCAAGCGCCTTGCCGAAGGCGGACGCGAAAAGGTGAAGCGCGAAGTCAAACGTTGGAAGCCGATTTATACGCCCCACCATGGCCGCCACTTCGCGGCATCGGCTCTGATCGCCGCCGGCGCGGCGCCGAAGAAGCTGCAGCGTTTCCTGGGCCATTCGCGCATTGAGCTGACCATGAATGTCTACGGCCACTTGTTTCCGGACCAGCGCGCCGACGACGATTTCGCGGACGCGATCGACCGGCAATTGGCGTCTGCCAGCTAA
- the trbJ gene encoding P-type conjugative transfer protein TrbJ — MRVWRWITTSVTVVALAMAAPSPARAQLTVIDPTNLAQNLLQATRALEQINNQIRQIEQATAMLRQNPLQLSPELSQSVTEARALFDSARGIAFQVDGLGENIRTLYPETWEDFDLEGVLSQSRHWEAESRESLERAMAAEARAAQSIATTRGRIDRAMQSSTGAEGQTGAIQAGNQLLGIQASQLAEIHALLIAQGRALETERMERLAREDRAREIQRRAFPTTASATTASARSAFDD, encoded by the coding sequence ATGAGAGTCTGGAGATGGATCACCACGAGTGTCACAGTCGTTGCGCTCGCCATGGCGGCGCCAAGTCCGGCGCGTGCGCAGCTGACCGTGATCGACCCGACCAATTTGGCTCAGAACCTGCTGCAGGCGACACGCGCGTTAGAGCAGATCAATAATCAAATCCGCCAGATCGAGCAGGCGACGGCCATGTTGCGCCAGAACCCGCTGCAGCTGTCGCCGGAATTGTCGCAATCGGTGACCGAGGCGCGCGCCTTATTTGACAGCGCGCGCGGCATTGCTTTTCAAGTCGATGGTCTGGGCGAGAATATTCGCACGCTCTATCCGGAGACCTGGGAAGACTTCGATCTCGAAGGCGTACTGTCGCAATCGCGCCACTGGGAGGCGGAGAGCCGCGAAAGCCTCGAACGCGCCATGGCCGCTGAAGCACGCGCGGCGCAATCGATCGCGACAACACGCGGCCGGATCGACCGGGCGATGCAATCGTCGACCGGCGCGGAGGGGCAGACCGGCGCCATCCAGGCCGGCAATCAGCTTCTCGGCATTCAGGCTTCCCAGCTCGCCGAGATTCACGCGTTATTGATCGCGCAAGGCCGCGCGCTTGAGACCGAGCGCATGGAGCGTCTCGCGCGAGAAGATCGCGCCCGTGAAATTCAACGTCGCGCCTTCCCCACAACAGCCAGTGCAACGACCGCGTCCGCGCGCTCGGCGTTCGACGACTAG
- a CDS encoding toll/interleukin-1 receptor domain-containing protein, with the protein MFLSHANPDDNAIAAWYGARLEAAGYTVWSDLTRLLGGEEMWLDIDNALRFHARKIVVLLSKASTDPNKEGVRAELDRAHALRKKLGDNRFVIPVKIDDAPFEDLPPTISNRTIIAAGNHADALARVLDILEKDGVRRSDGPSTDALQRWQTAFAPEQVTLEHAEDILVSNWHPIVRLPAELKFYEIGRPLKNIETEPAAIAKEHPLPMLGYMRRLVTFADWDEVQEPIADTTPVSLHHAMPIETFLAGGDERIRFAKGVPKKMLASLLRQAFDRMAAGRSLNAFALSDKKNAWWMPAGVLPGDKQSFVRASGTTGYRKLTGMYGLRERDWHFGITATPLTDEPLRLKFTPHVIYTDPTGIKEPTASYRRAHCKLWFNAKWRDLLYAMTAYLSDEKGEIVLPFGRDALGAVSARAVVASLSVRPSTVLERKARKVADTEGDAADLDVSDLMNDPAFARLDDEEPDEGEGNTDDDAEGDA; encoded by the coding sequence GTGTTTCTCAGCCATGCCAATCCGGACGATAATGCGATCGCCGCATGGTACGGCGCTCGATTGGAGGCCGCAGGATATACGGTCTGGAGCGACCTCACGCGCCTGTTAGGCGGTGAAGAGATGTGGTTGGACATCGACAATGCGTTGCGGTTCCACGCCCGCAAGATCGTCGTCCTCCTCTCCAAAGCCTCGACCGATCCCAACAAAGAAGGCGTGCGAGCAGAGCTCGATCGCGCGCACGCGCTCCGAAAGAAACTGGGCGACAACCGGTTCGTCATTCCAGTCAAGATTGATGATGCACCTTTCGAAGATCTTCCTCCGACGATAAGTAATCGAACGATCATTGCCGCCGGCAATCACGCCGATGCGTTGGCTCGCGTCTTGGATATTCTGGAGAAGGATGGCGTACGCCGTAGCGACGGACCGTCAACGGACGCACTGCAACGCTGGCAAACCGCGTTCGCGCCGGAGCAAGTAACGCTCGAACACGCCGAAGACATTCTTGTGTCTAACTGGCACCCAATCGTGCGATTGCCAGCCGAGCTCAAATTCTATGAGATCGGAAGACCGCTAAAGAACATCGAGACAGAGCCCGCAGCGATCGCCAAGGAGCATCCGCTTCCGATGCTTGGATACATGCGTCGCTTGGTGACGTTCGCTGATTGGGACGAGGTCCAAGAGCCCATCGCGGACACAACACCGGTGAGCCTTCACCACGCGATGCCGATCGAGACCTTTTTGGCCGGTGGCGACGAGCGGATTCGGTTTGCAAAAGGCGTCCCGAAAAAGATGCTCGCAAGCCTGCTGCGGCAAGCCTTTGATCGTATGGCGGCGGGACGTTCCTTGAATGCCTTTGCCTTGAGCGACAAGAAGAATGCTTGGTGGATGCCCGCAGGCGTGCTTCCGGGCGATAAACAGTCTTTCGTGCGCGCAAGCGGCACCACTGGCTATCGCAAACTCACCGGCATGTATGGACTGCGCGAGAGAGACTGGCATTTCGGCATCACGGCGACGCCGCTGACCGATGAGCCGCTCCGTCTCAAGTTCACGCCCCACGTCATCTATACCGATCCAACAGGTATAAAGGAGCCGACCGCATCCTATCGGCGCGCGCACTGCAAATTGTGGTTCAACGCCAAATGGCGGGATTTGCTCTACGCAATGACCGCCTATCTCTCCGACGAAAAGGGCGAGATTGTCCTGCCGTTCGGACGTGATGCACTGGGCGCAGTCAGCGCCAGAGCAGTCGTCGCTTCTCTCTCAGTGCGGCCATCGACTGTACTTGAACGAAAGGCGCGGAAGGTTGCAGACACCGAGGGTGACGCGGCGGATCTAGATGTGAGCGACTTGATGAACGACCCTGCGTTCGCTCGCCTTGACGATGAAGAGCCAGACGAGGGTGAGGGCAACACCGACGACGACGCTGAAGGTGACGCATGA
- a CDS encoding argonaute/piwi family protein, translating to MNELLEFKRRSDFRPDLWIVVLPEDVSKYGRPKSIVPKGQRIPTPQPADAVQKRKSADAFLFPEDEAARLPYQYELNVHNQLKARLLEAEVVTQVIRETTLTPHDFLDKFGGLIRGVQDPATTAWNLITTLYYKVAGPPWRLTNVRPDVCYIGLVYKEDPSRAASQRVCCGAQMFLATGEGVVFRGHLGPWDSVRAGEHHLDEETAERIIAEVVESYALEHKRAPAEVFIHGRTRFTPDEWRGFQRGAKGVGILSAIQIQKSKDIKFFRDKTEEVEATLNLPRGTALILDDRTAYLWTAGFVPRLQTYPGWEVPNPYRISVQRGDADIETVLSDVLGLTKLNFNACIYGDGQPVTLRFADAIGEILTAGHNLEKLKPLPFKHYI from the coding sequence GTGAACGAATTGCTTGAGTTCAAACGCCGCTCGGATTTTCGGCCAGATCTTTGGATCGTGGTCCTGCCGGAAGATGTTTCTAAGTACGGGCGGCCCAAATCAATTGTGCCCAAGGGCCAGCGGATTCCGACACCGCAACCAGCCGACGCAGTGCAGAAGCGCAAGAGCGCCGATGCTTTCCTCTTTCCTGAAGATGAAGCGGCGCGGTTGCCGTATCAGTATGAGCTGAATGTTCACAACCAGCTAAAGGCGAGACTGCTGGAGGCGGAGGTCGTCACCCAGGTCATTCGCGAGACGACGTTGACGCCGCACGACTTTCTCGACAAATTCGGCGGTCTCATTCGCGGCGTTCAGGACCCAGCGACAACCGCGTGGAATCTGATCACAACGCTCTATTACAAAGTCGCTGGTCCGCCGTGGCGCCTTACCAACGTTCGTCCTGACGTTTGCTATATTGGACTTGTCTATAAAGAAGACCCAAGCCGCGCCGCGTCACAGCGTGTATGCTGCGGCGCGCAAATGTTCCTGGCGACGGGTGAGGGTGTCGTCTTTCGAGGTCACCTTGGACCCTGGGATAGCGTTCGCGCCGGCGAGCATCACCTCGACGAAGAGACAGCCGAGCGCATCATTGCCGAGGTGGTTGAAAGCTATGCTCTCGAACACAAGCGTGCGCCGGCCGAGGTGTTCATTCACGGGCGAACGCGCTTCACGCCAGATGAGTGGCGGGGATTTCAGAGGGGCGCGAAAGGCGTTGGTATTCTAAGCGCGATCCAGATTCAAAAATCGAAGGACATTAAGTTCTTCAGAGACAAGACCGAGGAGGTGGAGGCGACGCTAAACCTTCCCCGCGGCACAGCGCTCATTCTGGATGACCGCACAGCTTATCTGTGGACTGCCGGTTTCGTGCCGCGTCTGCAAACCTACCCCGGATGGGAAGTGCCAAACCCTTATCGAATCTCGGTGCAGCGCGGCGATGCCGATATCGAGACGGTGCTTAGTGATGTGCTTGGTCTGACGAAGCTTAACTTCAACGCCTGCATTTATGGTGACGGTCAACCTGTGACGCTGCGCTTTGCTGACGCAATAGGCGAGATACTGACGGCGGGACACAATCTGGAAAAGCTGAAGCCGTTGCCCTTCAAGCATTACATTTGA